From Hartmannibacter diazotrophicus, a single genomic window includes:
- a CDS encoding RsmB/NOP family class I SAM-dependent RNA methyltransferase: MNDAKARPSSSKGTGGAGRPKNKHGGAAGGARKDQAGPREADRTPLPPGHDLRALCADLLSLVRKGELLDGLLEAGPLSQRFNALEIKDRALVRAIIGTALRRHGQIAEAIAACLDRPLPQKAGALQSILAIGAAQVLFMDVADHAAIDIAVELAGRSRDTAKWKGLTNAILRRLQRERDAILARQDEARLNTPGWLFEAWAKAYGTDTARAIAAMHLVEPSLDISVKSDPEGWQEKLGGKLLPTGSIRLVAAGGVDQLPGYAEGAWWVQDAAAALPPLLLGDVAGKTVADLCAAPGGKTALLAARGAHVTAVDLSARRLKRLSANLDRLGLSADVVTADVATYAGGPFDAVLLDAPCSATGTIRRHPDLVLLKEPSDIEILAATQARLLHHAVDLVRPGGLLVYCTCSLQPEEGAAQIDALIASGAPVERVPVRPEEIGGLAGAITPAGDLRTLPSMLPDADPHLAGLDGFFVARLRRR; the protein is encoded by the coding sequence TTGAACGATGCCAAAGCCCGCCCGTCTTCCTCCAAGGGTACGGGCGGGGCCGGAAGGCCGAAGAACAAGCACGGGGGCGCCGCTGGCGGCGCGCGGAAGGATCAGGCCGGTCCGCGCGAAGCCGATCGCACCCCACTGCCTCCGGGGCATGATCTTCGCGCCCTTTGCGCCGATCTTCTCTCCCTCGTGCGCAAGGGCGAGCTTCTCGACGGCCTGCTCGAGGCAGGCCCGCTGTCGCAGCGCTTCAATGCGCTTGAGATCAAGGACCGGGCGCTGGTGCGTGCCATCATCGGCACGGCGCTGCGCCGCCACGGCCAGATCGCCGAGGCGATCGCCGCCTGCCTCGACCGTCCGCTGCCTCAGAAGGCCGGCGCGTTGCAGTCGATCCTGGCGATTGGCGCGGCGCAGGTTCTCTTCATGGATGTCGCCGACCATGCAGCCATCGACATCGCGGTGGAACTTGCCGGTCGGTCGCGCGATACGGCGAAGTGGAAGGGGCTCACCAACGCCATCCTGCGCCGGCTCCAGCGCGAGCGCGATGCGATCCTTGCCCGTCAGGATGAGGCCCGGCTGAACACGCCCGGCTGGCTCTTCGAGGCCTGGGCGAAGGCCTACGGGACCGACACCGCCCGCGCCATCGCGGCCATGCATCTCGTCGAGCCCAGTCTCGACATCTCCGTCAAGTCGGACCCCGAGGGCTGGCAGGAAAAGCTGGGCGGCAAGCTGCTGCCGACCGGATCGATTCGCCTCGTCGCGGCCGGCGGCGTCGACCAGCTTCCCGGCTATGCCGAGGGCGCCTGGTGGGTGCAGGATGCCGCCGCCGCCCTGCCGCCGCTGCTGCTTGGGGATGTCGCGGGCAAGACCGTTGCCGATCTGTGCGCCGCGCCGGGCGGCAAGACTGCGCTGCTGGCCGCGCGCGGCGCCCATGTCACGGCGGTCGACCTCTCCGCCCGCCGCCTGAAGCGTCTTTCCGCCAATCTCGACCGGCTGGGTCTTTCCGCTGATGTGGTGACCGCGGACGTCGCGACCTACGCCGGCGGTCCCTTCGATGCCGTGCTGCTCGACGCACCCTGTTCGGCGACCGGCACGATCCGCCGCCACCCGGATCTGGTGCTCCTGAAAGAACCGTCCGACATCGAGATCCTGGCGGCAACGCAGGCGCGCCTGCTGCACCACGCCGTCGACCTCGTGCGGCCGGGTGGTCTTCTCGTCTACTGCACCTGTTCGCTGCAGCCGGAGGAGGGCGCGGCCCAGATCGATGCGCTGATCGCGTCCGGCGCGCCGGTGGAGCGCGTCCCCGTCCGGCCGGAGGAGATTGGCGGCCTTGCCGGGGCTATCACGCCGGCAGGCGACCTGCGCACGCTGCCCTCGATGCTGCCCGATGCGGACCCGCATCTTGCCGGTCTCGACGGTTTCTTCGTCGCCCGGCTCCGGCGCCGGTAA
- a CDS encoding heparinase II/III family protein, with product MTAQDAPAARLVSNGGGAKRKARVMAWEDVKAICRLLGHAGRRRLVHAVKSFEAGPFSRWRWPGGLPERLVIAPQDIRTSDPTIAGDIYAGVFAFAGKVAETGGHSPFDIEPPSDDWARELHSFGWLRHLKAANGALTRSNARALVSDWIMHEARHDPIAFETEVAARRLIVFVSQSPLILEGADRAFYRTFLKCIIRHVRRLRRGLKHVEEGYPTLASLISVTLAALSLDGQTKLVRQMMTALDAELLRQILPDGGHVSRNPQVIVDLLIDLLPLRQAFTARGVAPSAALLGAIDRMLPMLRFFRHRNGEFARFNGMGTTRVDIMAAVLAHDDARGQPVSNASPSGYQRLDCGATTLIVDVGAPPPMELSGNAHAGCLAFEMSAGACRFVVNCGGAEGPALWQEASRATAAHSTLTVENTSSARFARSGLMRRIFGTAIIAGPKVLESERLERHNDVAVTASHDGYLKRFGVIHSRSLTLSADGTRIIGVDRLDAKRHLKAPVKFIIRFHLHPSIRASRTGGGQVIMLAPDGEAWSFACTDLEPMLEESIYLSAIHGRRRCLQIVLEGEAGEDMPEITWSMEREAVGKGARRGRA from the coding sequence ATGACAGCGCAGGATGCGCCGGCTGCAAGGCTTGTCAGCAACGGCGGTGGAGCAAAGAGAAAGGCGCGTGTGATGGCTTGGGAGGACGTGAAGGCGATTTGCCGTCTTCTCGGACATGCCGGCCGTCGACGCCTGGTCCATGCCGTCAAGTCCTTCGAGGCCGGGCCCTTCTCGCGCTGGCGCTGGCCGGGCGGGCTACCCGAGCGGCTGGTGATCGCGCCGCAGGATATCCGCACCTCCGACCCGACGATTGCCGGTGACATCTATGCCGGCGTCTTCGCCTTTGCCGGCAAGGTGGCGGAGACCGGCGGCCATTCGCCCTTTGACATCGAGCCGCCCTCGGACGACTGGGCGCGCGAACTCCATTCCTTCGGCTGGCTTCGGCACCTGAAGGCCGCCAACGGCGCGCTGACCCGCTCCAACGCCCGCGCTCTCGTCTCCGACTGGATCATGCACGAGGCGCGTCATGACCCCATCGCCTTCGAGACGGAGGTCGCCGCGCGGCGGCTGATCGTCTTCGTCAGCCAGTCGCCTCTGATCCTCGAAGGGGCCGACCGCGCCTTCTACCGCACCTTCCTCAAATGCATCATCCGCCACGTGCGCCGCCTGCGCCGCGGGCTGAAGCATGTGGAGGAGGGCTATCCGACCCTCGCCAGCCTGATTTCCGTGACCCTGGCCGCCCTCTCGCTCGACGGGCAGACCAAGCTTGTGCGCCAGATGATGACCGCGCTCGACGCCGAACTCCTGCGCCAGATCCTGCCCGATGGCGGTCACGTCAGCCGCAACCCGCAGGTCATCGTCGATCTTCTGATCGACCTTCTGCCGCTGCGTCAGGCCTTCACCGCGCGCGGTGTCGCCCCCTCGGCCGCGCTTCTCGGCGCCATCGACCGCATGCTGCCGATGCTGCGCTTCTTCCGCCACCGCAACGGCGAATTCGCCCGCTTCAACGGCATGGGCACGACCCGTGTCGACATCATGGCCGCTGTGCTTGCCCATGACGACGCACGCGGCCAGCCGGTCTCCAACGCCTCGCCGTCCGGCTACCAGCGTCTCGATTGCGGCGCGACGACGCTGATCGTCGACGTCGGCGCCCCGCCTCCGATGGAACTGAGCGGCAACGCCCACGCCGGCTGCCTCGCCTTCGAGATGAGCGCGGGTGCCTGCCGTTTCGTCGTCAACTGCGGCGGCGCCGAGGGCCCGGCCCTCTGGCAGGAGGCCTCGCGCGCCACCGCCGCCCATTCGACGCTGACGGTGGAGAACACCTCCTCGGCCCGCTTTGCCCGCTCCGGCCTGATGCGCCGCATCTTCGGAACCGCCATCATCGCCGGCCCGAAGGTGCTGGAATCGGAGCGTCTGGAACGCCACAACGACGTCGCCGTCACGGCAAGTCACGACGGCTACCTGAAGCGCTTCGGCGTCATCCATTCCCGCAGCCTGACGCTCTCGGCCGACGGCACGCGCATCATCGGCGTCGATCGGCTCGACGCGAAACGCCACCTCAAGGCGCCGGTGAAATTCATCATCCGTTTCCACCTCCATCCCTCGATCCGGGCAAGCCGCACCGGCGGAGGGCAGGTGATCATGCTCGCCCCCGACGGCGAGGCCTGGAGCTTTGCCTGCACGGACCTGGAGCCGATGCTGGAGGAATCGATCTACCTCTCCGCCATTCATGGCCGCCGCCGCTGCCTCCAGATCGTGCTGGAAGGCGAGGCGGGCGAGGACATGCCGGAGATCACCTGGTCGATGGAGCGCGAGGCGGTGGGAAAAGGCGCGCGCAGGGGCAGGGCGTAG
- a CDS encoding SLC13 family permease, with protein MASERNDDLVPTAEFGALKTLANLVGFGVAAASLVIPPQAGLSAPAQAAAGIGFMMAVFWVTELIPIAVTALIPLVLFPPSGIASIEDLASSYANPVIFLFLGGFLIARAIEQWGLHRRLAHSILARTRGDPSHIILSMMLVTAFLSLWISNTASAMVTAPIAASIAAMSEDKKGFAPALMLGVAYAATIGGVGSLIGTPPNAIFAGYMEEAHGVTIGFADWMLVGLPVVAVLLPLTWLFLTRVSFRIAAGEVSIDLESLGPMSAPELRVAVVAGLTALGWILRPAVSMLFPDLDFSDAGVAMTGALALFLIPAGSLRGARLLEWKTASSLRWDVLILFGGGLSLASAIDSTGLASWIGESAQKLHGLPTVWVLLVFALIIVYLGELASNTAMAAIFMPIAGAAAVGMGNDPLVFALPVALAASMGFMLPIATPPNAIVFANPAVTRSAMLKAGAPLNLIGVAVALAAGMWLGPIVF; from the coding sequence ATGGCATCGGAACGGAATGACGATCTGGTTCCGACAGCCGAATTCGGGGCTCTCAAAACCCTCGCCAACCTGGTTGGATTTGGCGTTGCCGCAGCGAGCCTTGTCATTCCACCGCAGGCCGGACTGAGCGCGCCCGCGCAGGCCGCGGCCGGCATCGGCTTCATGATGGCCGTCTTCTGGGTGACCGAACTCATCCCCATCGCCGTCACCGCGCTCATTCCCCTCGTCCTGTTTCCGCCCTCCGGCATCGCATCCATCGAGGACCTGGCCTCGTCCTATGCCAACCCGGTCATCTTCCTCTTTCTCGGCGGTTTCCTGATCGCACGGGCGATCGAGCAGTGGGGCCTGCACCGCCGGCTCGCCCATTCGATCCTTGCCCGCACCCGGGGCGATCCCAGCCACATCATCCTGTCGATGATGCTGGTGACCGCATTTCTCAGCCTCTGGATCAGCAACACCGCGTCGGCGATGGTGACGGCGCCGATTGCCGCCTCGATTGCCGCGATGAGCGAGGACAAGAAGGGGTTCGCGCCGGCGCTGATGCTGGGGGTCGCTTACGCGGCGACCATCGGCGGCGTCGGATCGCTGATCGGCACGCCGCCGAACGCGATCTTCGCCGGCTACATGGAAGAAGCGCACGGCGTCACGATCGGGTTCGCCGACTGGATGCTTGTCGGCCTGCCCGTGGTGGCCGTCCTGCTTCCCTTGACCTGGCTGTTCCTGACCCGGGTTTCGTTCCGGATCGCGGCAGGCGAGGTCTCCATCGATCTTGAGAGCCTCGGCCCCATGTCGGCGCCGGAACTTCGGGTCGCCGTGGTCGCCGGTCTGACGGCGCTCGGCTGGATTTTACGGCCGGCGGTTTCGATGCTGTTCCCGGACCTCGACTTCAGCGACGCGGGCGTTGCGATGACCGGCGCGCTGGCGCTGTTCCTGATCCCCGCCGGCAGTCTTCGGGGCGCGCGGCTGCTTGAGTGGAAGACGGCATCGTCCCTGCGCTGGGACGTGCTCATCCTCTTCGGCGGAGGCCTTTCGCTGGCTTCGGCCATCGACAGCACGGGCCTGGCGTCGTGGATCGGCGAAAGCGCCCAGAAACTGCACGGGTTGCCCACGGTCTGGGTCCTGCTCGTCTTCGCGCTCATCATCGTCTATCTCGGGGAGCTTGCCTCCAACACCGCCATGGCCGCGATCTTCATGCCGATTGCCGGCGCGGCCGCCGTCGGCATGGGCAACGATCCGCTGGTCTTCGCGCTGCCGGTCGCCCTTGCTGCGTCGATGGGCTTCATGCTGCCGATCGCCACGCCACCGAACGCGATCGTCTTCGCCAACCCGGCCGTGACCCGGTCTGCCATGCTCAAAGCGGGCGCGCCGCTGAACCTCATCGGCGTCGCCGTCGCTCTTGCTGCCGGAATGTGGCTTGGACCCATCGTCTTTTGA
- the purH gene encoding bifunctional phosphoribosylaminoimidazolecarboxamide formyltransferase/IMP cyclohydrolase, which yields MKVSNASLPNHIMPKRALISVSDKTGMIEFARALHEAGVEILTTGGSKAALEAAGVPVIEVASVTGFPEIMDGRVKTLHPKIHGGLLAIRDEPSHAAAMSAHEIEGIDLLCVNLYPFEETVARGAGEAETIENIDIGGPAMIRAAAKNHGYVTVIVEPADYDAVIAAMREPDGIPFTLRRRLAAKAFARTAAYDAAVSGWFAETGETGQPGDFFAVGGKLAEELRYGENPHQWARFYRSATQRPGVATALQLQGKALSYNNINDTDAALELVSEFAPATPAVAIIKHANPCGVAKGATLLEAYEKALSCDPVSAFGGIVALNGLLDEDTARLITEIFTEVIIAPEASDAAVEIIGRKKNLRLLVTGALADAAARGVTAKTVAGGLLVQSRDNGRVTAEMLKVVTKRKPTDKEVADMLFAFKVAKHVKSNAIVYARGGMTVGIGAGQMSRVDSSRTAAYKAGEAGKAMSVAEPLTKGAVVASDAFFPFADGLQAAIDAGATAVIQPGGSMRDDEVIAAADAAGLAMVFTGMRHFRH from the coding sequence ATGAAAGTCTCCAACGCTTCCCTCCCCAACCACATCATGCCGAAGCGGGCGCTGATCTCCGTGTCCGACAAGACCGGCATGATCGAGTTCGCCCGCGCGCTGCATGAGGCGGGGGTGGAGATCCTGACCACCGGCGGCTCCAAGGCGGCGCTGGAGGCGGCGGGCGTGCCCGTCATCGAGGTCGCCTCCGTCACCGGCTTTCCGGAGATCATGGACGGCCGGGTGAAGACGCTGCATCCGAAGATCCATGGCGGCCTGCTGGCGATCCGCGACGAGCCCTCCCACGCGGCGGCGATGTCGGCGCATGAGATCGAGGGCATCGACCTCCTCTGCGTCAACCTCTACCCCTTCGAGGAGACGGTGGCGCGTGGGGCGGGCGAGGCCGAGACCATCGAGAATATCGACATCGGCGGGCCGGCGATGATCCGCGCCGCCGCCAAGAACCACGGCTATGTCACGGTCATTGTCGAGCCGGCGGATTATGACGCGGTGATCGCGGCGATGCGCGAGCCGGACGGCATTCCCTTCACCCTGCGCCGGCGTCTGGCTGCCAAGGCCTTCGCCCGCACGGCGGCCTATGACGCGGCGGTCTCCGGCTGGTTCGCCGAGACGGGCGAGACCGGACAGCCGGGCGACTTCTTCGCCGTCGGCGGCAAGCTTGCCGAGGAGCTGCGCTACGGCGAGAACCCGCACCAGTGGGCGCGCTTCTATCGCTCGGCGACCCAGCGTCCGGGTGTCGCCACCGCCCTCCAGCTTCAGGGCAAGGCGCTCTCCTACAACAACATCAACGACACGGATGCGGCCTTAGAACTCGTCAGCGAGTTTGCGCCGGCAACCCCCGCCGTCGCGATCATCAAGCACGCCAACCCCTGCGGTGTCGCCAAGGGCGCAACGCTGCTCGAGGCCTACGAGAAGGCGCTTTCCTGCGATCCCGTCTCGGCCTTCGGCGGCATCGTCGCGCTGAACGGCCTGCTCGACGAGGACACCGCCCGCCTGATCACGGAGATCTTCACCGAGGTGATCATCGCCCCGGAGGCGAGCGACGCGGCGGTCGAGATCATCGGCCGCAAGAAGAACCTCCGCCTGCTTGTCACCGGCGCCCTCGCCGACGCGGCCGCGCGCGGCGTGACGGCGAAGACGGTGGCGGGCGGTCTGCTCGTCCAGTCGCGCGACAACGGCCGCGTGACCGCCGAGATGCTGAAGGTGGTGACCAAGCGCAAGCCGACGGACAAGGAAGTCGCCGACATGCTTTTTGCCTTCAAGGTGGCAAAGCACGTGAAGTCCAACGCCATCGTCTATGCGCGCGGCGGCATGACCGTCGGCATCGGCGCCGGCCAGATGAGCCGGGTCGATTCCTCGCGCACGGCCGCCTACAAGGCCGGCGAGGCGGGCAAGGCCATGAGCGTGGCGGAGCCGCTGACCAAGGGGGCGGTCGTTGCCTCGGATGCCTTCTTCCCCTTTGCCGACGGTCTTCAGGCCGCGATCGACGCGGGCGCGACGGCGGTGATCCAGCCGGGCGGCTCCATGCGCGACGACGAGGTGATCGCCGCCGCCGATGCCGCCGGCCTTGCGATGGTCTTCACCGGCATGCGCCACTTCCGGCACTAA
- the pobA gene encoding 4-hydroxybenzoate 3-monooxygenase has protein sequence MQRTRVVIVGAGPAGLLLGRLLDRAGVDNIILERKSPDYVLSRIRAGVLEQGTADILDAAGVGARMRREGLVHDGVEIGFDGDKCRIDFDGLIGRHVIVYGQTEVTHDLMDARTAEGGPAIYEAEDVTLHDFDGAVPKVSYVKDGVTHEIACDYIAGCDGYHGVCRASVPASAIRSFERVYPFGWLGLLVDKPPVAEELIYAHHERGFALCSMRSPTRSRYYVQVALDEKVEDWSDDRFYDELRGRLDPEVAEAIQTGPALEKSIAPLRSFVAEPLRFGRLFLAGDAAHIVPPTGAKGLNLAATDVQYLADALIEHYGEKSDAGLDGYSAKALARIWKAERFSWWMTQLLHVFPETGEFGRRIQRAEFDYTASSERARAVLAENYTGLAL, from the coding sequence ATGCAAAGAACACGCGTCGTCATCGTCGGGGCGGGACCGGCGGGCCTGTTGCTCGGCCGGCTTCTGGACCGGGCCGGCGTCGACAACATCATCCTGGAGCGCAAGTCGCCGGACTATGTGCTCTCGCGCATCCGGGCGGGGGTGCTGGAACAGGGCACGGCGGACATCCTCGATGCCGCCGGTGTCGGCGCGCGCATGCGCCGCGAGGGGCTCGTGCACGACGGCGTCGAGATCGGCTTTGACGGCGACAAGTGCCGGATCGATTTCGACGGTCTTATCGGCCGGCATGTCATCGTCTACGGCCAAACGGAAGTGACGCACGACCTGATGGATGCCCGGACGGCCGAGGGTGGCCCGGCCATCTACGAGGCCGAGGATGTGACGCTGCACGACTTCGACGGCGCCGTGCCGAAGGTCTCCTACGTCAAGGACGGTGTCACCCACGAGATCGCCTGCGACTACATTGCCGGCTGCGACGGCTACCACGGCGTCTGCCGCGCCAGCGTCCCGGCCTCCGCGATCCGCAGCTTCGAGCGGGTCTATCCCTTCGGCTGGCTCGGTCTTCTCGTCGACAAGCCGCCGGTGGCCGAAGAGCTCATCTACGCCCACCACGAACGGGGCTTCGCGCTCTGCTCCATGCGCTCGCCGACCCGCAGCCGCTACTATGTGCAGGTGGCGCTCGACGAGAAGGTCGAGGACTGGTCGGACGATCGCTTCTATGACGAACTGCGCGGCCGGCTCGACCCGGAGGTGGCCGAGGCGATCCAGACCGGCCCGGCGCTGGAGAAATCCATCGCGCCGCTGCGGAGCTTCGTCGCCGAGCCCTTGCGCTTCGGCCGGCTCTTCCTTGCAGGCGATGCCGCCCACATCGTGCCGCCGACCGGGGCCAAGGGGCTGAACCTTGCGGCCACCGACGTCCAGTATCTCGCCGACGCGCTCATCGAGCACTACGGCGAAAAGTCGGACGCGGGGCTCGACGGCTATTCGGCGAAGGCGCTTGCCCGTATCTGGAAGGCGGAGCGCTTTTCCTGGTGGATGACGCAGCTCCTCCACGTCTTCCCGGAGACGGGCGAATTCGGCCGCCGCATCCAGCGGGCGGAATTCGACTACACCGCAAGCTCGGAACGGGCACGGGCGGTGCTGGCGGAGAATTACACGGGTCTGGCGCTTTAG